A portion of the Trichoplusia ni isolate ovarian cell line Hi5 chromosome 12, tn1, whole genome shotgun sequence genome contains these proteins:
- the LOC113499565 gene encoding glycine-rich protein DOT1-like, translated as MFVHLLEAITASVDGRYAIPSSRNMKTFVCLLLAVASCKAGFDGGYSNEVHGDGGNEAPSGYDFSGHLNGGGDFSGGQGHNLAQFSGHGSEPSGAGHDFSGGQGHTLALLQGHDFGGAQDFGGHQSLGGGQQFGGHQASGGQDFGGHAFPGFGGHAQFAAHDGGNQGGQDFSGDSYLQAAHDSGHQGQEDSGSHGDGGHGFGPQAFTLEDASHDYGHGGGNDFGSHAIPVGTHVDEEHPVEVPHYKHVTFNIPKTVHINVPKPILIGVPQPYPVKVPVNKPVAVPVETEINIPIEKVVPYPVVKHVPYPVEKHVPIKVEKTVTVHVPQPYPVKIPVYKTIHHHKDH; from the coding sequence GTGTGTTTGTTGCTGGCAGTTGCCTCCTGCAAGGCCGGGTTTGATGGAGGCTATTCCAACGAAGTACATGGAGACGGTGGTAACGAAGCTCCGTCAGGATACGACTTTTCTGGCCATCTTAACGGGGGAGGAGACTTCTCAGGAGGGCAAGGACACAATTTGGCCCAATTCAGTGGACACGGCTCAGAACCTAGCGGTGCTGGACATGACTTCTCCGGCGGTCAAGGTCACACACTCGCACTGCTTCAGGGACATGACTTTGGAGGTGCTCAAGACTTTGGCGGACATCAAAGCTTAGGAGGCGGCCAACAATTCGGTGGTCATCAGGCTTCAGGTGGTCAAGACTTCGGCGGTCACGCTTTCCCTGGATTTGGAGGTCATGCCCAATTCGCTGCTCACGATGGAGGTAACCAAGGCGGTCAGGATTTTAGCGGAGACTCATACCTTCAGGCCGCTCACGACTCCGGTCATCAGGGCCAAGAGGATTCTGGATCCCATGGCGACGGTGGTCATGGATTTGGTCCTCAAGCTTTCACTCTTGAAGACGCTAGCCACGACTACGGTCACGGAGGAGGTAACGACTTCGGATCCCACGCTATCCCAGTAGGAACCCACGTTGATGAAGAACACCCAGTCGAAGTACCCCACTACAAACATGTTACGTTCAACATCCCTAAGACCGTCCACATTAACGTGCCAAAACCTATTCTGATCGGTGTACCTCAGCCTTACCCCGTAAAGGTGCCCGTCAACAAGCCAGTCGCCGTACCTGTGGAGACCGAGATCAACATTCCCATTGAGAAGGTTGTGCCTTACCCTGTGGTCAAACACGTGCCCTACCCCGTTGAGAAGCACGTGCCAATTAAGGTCGAGAAGACCGTCACAGTGCACGTGCCCCAGCCTTACCCTGTCAAGATCCCTGTGTACAAAACCATCCACCACCACAAAGATCATTAA